In Drosophila pseudoobscura strain MV-25-SWS-2005 chromosome 4, UCI_Dpse_MV25, whole genome shotgun sequence, the following proteins share a genomic window:
- the Ret gene encoding uncharacterized protein Ret, producing MANNWLAVSWAIVLSLLISVILQQHTCLASDVYFPSTSVKFNLPINEESESIFSKIPLAQFQVLRLEDNQLASDYIYSLEQNPLLRINASSGEVYMRTDYQPLNSSAKYVVTAFPRDQPEGQLLPVSHLTMEVTPQALEEYCSELEHICFWSKADYSISESSQSQRGRTFEPVLIGALNSRAAKYLCPHRTLEYSLTAGSSHFVLKQNRLYTRHPLDHDELNGLMARAGQLQARISCTVKLSALEQRKFSRSFDIKLLDRNDNGPQLQERDSRFNFYLDQPYFQANEAVGEKIIYVDKDTLAANQNLGYAIHNDTNDLLRPDCHAYEADHTGRPHTIVSCQLRFSRDGVLRQTPYCCVLEARDVTIKMENVAMSASAHICLHVDLTQLHNSDQEHPQALPLRGRQQRIFESVGETLHTDGFGRSQGLVSVDFEKDVFVYRSAASFYRVTQPESFLELMRSVRFEIVEDRSGAFGITPMSGIVYVKHPPALEQAPETIYFVNVTWLDQERLSHAFVINVHLVEGRPENASCELKIKSRSQTCAQIKYQSQCTKFCGLATNGGPCTWRGSSSAMFGRNYGSCVPQARYCPDHVCDPLEELNPYACPQDCTPAGKIVGPHTSNENRRGILSGSGTCICEDNGKCSCAPMDDEPKAKRPRKRKNETDTELTGPTVAATPLQRDTDALQDPLLLGVLNVAGFECNRSCMLIVISCPLLFVLLLLCLLLTQRKMLQRRLGKQSMTPSSKQGLPESADGDLPLMPLQSGFKFESADTKWEFPRGQLELDTVLGEGEFGQVLKGYATEIAGLPGVTTVAVKMLKKGANSVEYMALLSEFQLLQEVSHPNVIKLLGACTQSSEAPLLIIEYARYGSLRSYLRLSRKIECAGVDFSDGVEPVNVKMVLTFAWQICKGMAYLTELKLVHRDLAARNVLLADGKICKISDFGLTRDVYEDDAYLKRSRDRVPVKWMAPESLADHVYTTKSDVWAFGVLCWELITLGASPYPGIAPQNLWSLLKTGYRMERPDNCSEAVYSILRTCWADEANARPSFKFLAAEFEKLLGNNAKYIEMETSAVSNPMYCGDEAALMPEEGLGEPDSLQHLWSPPKITYDVQDLANSRDQSVVEMQAAAAAPPGYDLPRPLIDTSTTEQVLRYENDLRFPLNIRKSSCAPSYSNMTSGGSPATALPHYAVPVKRGRSYLDMTNHSLIPDNLDNRDFEKHLSKTISFRFSSLLNLKECVETTHQGQQAEDAV from the exons CCAGCGATGTTTACTTTCCCAGCACATCCGTGAAATTCAATCTGCCCATCAACGAGGAGTCGGAGAGCATCTTCTCGAAGATACCACTGGCCCAGTTCCAAGTGCTGCGCCTGGAGGACAACCAGCTGGCCAGCGACTACATCTACAGCCTCGAGCAGAATCCCCTGCTCCGCATCAATGCGAGCTCCGGCGAGGTCTACATGCGCACCGACTACCAGCCGCTGAATTCGAGTGCCAAATATGTGGTGACGGCTTTTCCCAGGGATCAGCCGGAGGGCCAACTGCTGCCCGTGTCCCACCTGACCATGGAGGTGACACCACAGGCGCTGGAGGAGTACTGCTCGGAGCTGGAGCACATTTGCTTCTGGAGCAAGGCAGACTACAGTATCTCCGAGTCGTCGCAGAGCCAGCGCGGAAGAACCTTCGAGCCCGTCCTGATTGGTGCCCTCAACTCAAGGGCTGCCAAGTACCTGTGCCCGCACCGCACTCTCGAGTACTCGCTGACGGCGGGCAGCTCCCACTTTGTCCTCAAGCAGAACCGTCTGTACACCAGGCACCCACTCGACCACGATGAACTGAATGGATTAATGGCTCGTGCGGGCCAGCTGCAGGCCAGGATCAGTTGCACCGTCAAGCTGTCGGCGCTGGAGCAGCGCAAGTTCTCTCGGAGCTTTGACATCAAACTGCTGGATCGCAACGACAATGGACCGCAGCTGCAGGAGCGCGACTCCCGGTTTAACTTTTACCTGGATCAGCCCTACTTTCAGGCG AACGAGGCGGTGGGCGAGAAAATCATCTACGTGGACAAGGACACGCTGGCGGCCAATCAGAATCTGGGCTATGCGATACACAACGACACCAACGACCTGCTCCGGCCGGACTGTCATGCCTACGAGGCGGATCACACGGGCAGGCCGCACACCATTGTCAGCTGCC AGCTCCGCTTTTCGCGTGATGGGGTCCTGCGGCAGACGCCCTACTGCTGCGTACTGGAGGCCAGAGATGTGACCATCAAAATGGAGAATGTAGCCATGTCGGCCTCGGCTCACATCTGTCTGCATGTGGATCTCACACAACTGCACAACAGCGACCAGGAGCATCCACAGGCACTGCCATTGCGCGGGCGTCAGCAACGCATCTTCGAGAGCGTCGGCGAAACGTTGCACACGGATGGTTTCGGCCGATCCCAAGGCCTTGTGAGCGTCGATTTCGAGAAGGACGTGTTTGTGTATCGATCGGCAGCGTCCTTCTACAGGGTGACACAGCCGGAGAGTTTCCTGGAGCTGATGCGTTCCGTTCGCTTTGAAATTGTCGAGGATCGGAGCGGTGCCTTCGGCATCACCCCCATGTCGGGTATTGTCTATGTGAAGCATCCCCCAGCCCTCGAGCAGGCGCCAGAGACGATATATTTCGTGAATGTGACCTGGCTGGACCAGGAGCGCCTCTCGCATGCGTTTGTGATCAATGTGCATTTGGTGGAGGGCAGACCGGAGAATGCCAGCTGCGAACTGAAGATCAAGTCGCGTTCGCAGACCTGTGCCCAGATCAAATACCAGTCGCAGTGCACCAAGTTCTGCGGCCTGGCCACCAACGGGGGACCGTGCACGTGGCGCGGCTCGAGCTCGGCCATGTTCGGGCGAAACTATGGATCCTGTGTGCCCCAGGCCCGATACTGTCCCGATCATGTGTGCGATCCGCTGGAGGAACTCAATCCGTATGCCTGTCCGCAAGACTGCACTCCCGCGGGCAAGATCGTGGGGCCACACACCAGCAATGAGAACAGGCGGGGTATCCTCAGTGGCTCGGGTACGTGCATCTGCGAGGATAACGGCAAGTGCTCCTGTGCCCCGATGGATGATGAGCCCAAGGCAAAACGCCCGCGGAAACGAAAGAAcgagacagacacagagttGACGGGACCCACAGTGGCTGCCACGCCCCTGCAGAGAGACACAGACGCCCTGCAGGATCCTCTGCTCTTGGGGGTGCTTAATGTGGCTGGATTCGAATGCAATCGATCCTGCATGCTGATCGTAATCAGCTGTCCACTGCTGTTCgttcttctgctgctctgcctgctccTCACCCAGCGGAAGATGCTCCAACGTCGCCTGGGCAAGCAATCGATGACGCCATCGTCCAAACAGGGTCTGCCCGAGTCGGCCGACGGCGACCTGCCACTGATGCCGCTGCAGAGCGGGTTTAAGTTCGAGAGCGCCGACACCAAGTGGGAGTTTCCGCGTGGCCAACTCGAACTGGACACCGTCCTGGGCGAGGGTGAGTTCGGGCAGGTTCTCAAGGGATATGCCACAGAGATTGCCGGCCTACCAGGCGTCACCACGGTGGCCGTCAAGATGCTCAAGAAGGGCGCCAATTCGGTCGAGTACATGGCCCTGCTTTCTGAGTTTCAACTGCTGCAGGAGGTCTCCCATCCGAATGTCATCAAGCTACTGGGCGCCTGCACTCAATCCTCAGAGGCGCCACTACTCATCATCGAGTACGCCCGCTATGGCTCGCTGCGGAGCTATCTCCGACTCAGCCGCAAGATCGAGTGTGCTGGAGTCGATTTCAGCGACGGCGTGGAACCTGTCAATGTCAAGATGGTGCTCACCTTTGCCTGGCAGATCTGCAAAGGCATGGCATACCTCACTGAGCTAAAG CTGGTTCACCGGGACTTGGCGGCACGAAATGTGCTCCTGGCTGATGGCAAGATCTGCAAGATCTCGGATTTCGGACTGACTCGAGATGTCTACGAGGATGATGCCTATTTAAAACGATCTAGAGATCGAGTGCCCGTCAAG TGGATGGCTCCAGAATCTCTGGCAGATCATGTGTACACCACCAAATCGGATGTTTGGGCCTTTGGCGTACTCTGCTGGGAGCTGATCACGCTGGGCGCCTCTCCCTATCCGGGCATAGCTCCGCAGAATCTCTGGTCGCTGCTGAAGACAGGATATCGCATGGAACGGCCTGATAACTGCTCCGAGGCTGTGTACTCCATTTTGCGCACCTGCTGGGCGGATGAGGCCAATGCGCGACCCTCCTTTAAATTTCTAGCAGCCGAATTTGAGAAATTGCTGGGCAACAATGCCAAATATATAGAGATGGAAACGAGTGCCGTATCCAATCCGATGTACTGCGGCGACGAGGCAGCCTTGATGCCAGAGGAAGGCCTGGGCGAACCCGACTCCCTGCAGCATTTATGGTCACCGCCAAAGATAACCTACGATGTCCAGGATCTGGCCAATAGTCGCGACCAGTCCGTGGTCGAGATGcaggcggcagctgctgctccacccGGCTATGATCTTCCGCGTCCCCTGATCGATACCAGCACCACGGAGCAGGTGCTGCGGTATGAGAACGATCTACGCTTTCCGCTCAACATACGTAAGTCCAGCTGTGCACCAAGCTACAGCAACATGACCAGCGGTGGTTCCCCAGCCACCGCGCTTCCCCACTATGCTGTTCCCGTAAAGCGGGGACGATCGTATCTGGACATGACCAACCATAGCCTGATACCAGACAATCTGGATAACCGAGACTTCGAGAAGCATCTCTCCAAGACGATTTCGTTCCGTTTCTCCAGCTTGCTAAATCTCAAAGAGTGCGTGGAGACGACCCACCAAGGACAGCAGGCTGAGGATGCCGTCTAG